One segment of Macaca fascicularis isolate 582-1 chromosome 4, T2T-MFA8v1.1 DNA contains the following:
- the POU3F2 gene encoding POU domain, class 3, transcription factor 2 produces the protein MATAASNHYSLLTSSASIVHAEPPGGMQQGAGGYREAQSLVQGDYGALQSNGHPLSHAHQWITALSHGGGGGGGGGGGGGGGGGGGGGDGSPWSTSPLGQPDIKPSVVVQQGGRGDELHGPGALQQQHQQQQQQQQQQQQQQQQQQQQQRPPHLVHHAANHHPGPGAWRSAAATAHLPPSMGASNGGLLYSQPSFTVNGMLGAGGQPAGLHHHGLRDAHDEPHHADHHPHPHSHPHQQPPPPPPPQGPPGHPGAHHDPHSDEDTPTSDDLEQFAKQFKQRRIKLGFTQADVGLALGTLYGNVFSQTTICRFEALQLSFKNMCKLKPLLNKWLEEADSSSGSPTSIDKIAAQGRKRKKRTSIEVSVKGALESHFLKCPKPSAQEITSLADSLQLEKEVVRVWFCNRRQKEKRMTPPGGTLPGAEDVYGGSRDTPPHHGVQTPVQ, from the coding sequence ATGGCGACCGCAGCGTCTAACCACTACAGCCTGCTCACCTCCAGCGCCTCCATCGTGCACGCCGAGCCGCCCGGCGGCATGCAGCAGGGCGCGGGGGGCTACCGCGAAGCGCAGAGCCTGGTGCAGGGCGACTACGGCGCGCTGCAGAGCAACGGACACCCGCTCAGCCACGCTCACCAGTGGATCACCGCGCTGTCccacggcggcggcggcgggggcggcggcggcggcggggggggcgggggcggcggcgggggcggcggcgaCGGCTCCCCGTGGTCCACCAGCCCCCTGGGCCAGCCGGACATCAAGCCCTCGGTGGTGGTGCAGCAGGGCGGCCGCGGCGACGAGCTGCACGGGCCAGGCGCcctgcagcagcagcaccagcagcagcaacagcaacagcagcagcaacagcagcaacagcagcagcagcagcagcaacagcgtCCGCCGCATCTGGTGCACCACGCCGCTAACCACCACCCGGGGCCCGGGGCATGGCGGAGCGCGGCGGCTACAGCgcacctcccaccctccatgGGAGCGTCCAACGGCGGCTTGCTCTACTCGCAGCCCAGCTTCACGGTGAACGGCATGCTGGGTGCCGGCGGGCAGCCGGCTGGGCTGCACCACCACGGCCTGCGGGACGCGCACGATGAGCCACACCATGCCGACCACCACCCCCACCCGCACTCGCACCCTCACCAGCagccgccgcccccgccgcccccgcAGGGTCCGCCTGGCCACCCAGGCGCGCACCACGACCCGCACTCGGACGAGGACACGCCGACCTCGGACGACCTGGAGCAGTTCGCCAAGCAGTTCAAGCAGCGGCGGATCAAACTGGGATTTACCCAAGCGGACGTGGGGCTGGCTCTGGGCACTCTGTATGGCAACGTGTTCTCGCAGACCACCATCTGTAGGTTTGAGGCCCTGCAGCTGAGCTTCAAGAACATGTGCAAGCTGAAGCCTTTGTTGAACAAGTGGTTGGAGGAGGCAGACTCGTCCTCGGGCAGCCCCACGAGCATAGACAAGATCGCAGCGCAAGGGCGCAAGCGGAAAAAGCGGACCTCCATCGAGGTGAGCGTCAAGGGGGCTCTGGAGAGCCATTTCCTCAAATGCCCCAAGCCCTCGGCCCAGGAGATCACCTCCCTCGCGGACAGCTTACAGCTGGAGAAGGAGGTGGTGAGAGTTTGGTTTTGTAacaggagacagaaagagaaaaggatgaCCCCTCCCGGAGGGACTCTGCCGGGCGCCGAGGATGTGTACGGGGGGAGTAGGGACACGCCACCACACCACGGGGTGCAGACGCCCGTCCAGTGA